TGTTTCACCCCATGTATTTAACCAAGATAACAGTGTTAAGGAAGATAACGCAAGAACAAACTGACCTCATCAATTGAGTTGTACTTTTACAACACACTTGATTTTATAGTCATCAAATCAAAATGACTCAACCTCTTAGAAACCCAGTTACAAGTAAcacaaaacatattttctttacatttattatcaCGATATTTTTATTCAGTATCTATCATAGCCACTACATGTTAGTCTGTAAATTATACCATATTTCTAGTGGAAATAGAAGTGTATTATAATATGTAAGAACTCcagtaacaaaaaaatgaaataaatcagtgcTGCATTCCCAGAGGCTCACTGGTGAATTTTGTTGGCCAAATGCTGCCTGGTGAGATGTAGCAGCTTCATGAAGAGATCTCCACCAGGGCCATTACTGCTTTCTAGATCAGTTTCATCATCAGTCAGACATGACAGATCAATACTACAGCCCTCTGTAAAAGAGAATGCATGTGATTAatagaattatataataaaatataactatCTAACATTAACCATCAAAAACATATGCATCTTAGGTAAACATACTAAGAACATCAGAGCTTGTGTCTGTATATAatttacaattttaataatGCAATTATTGCTTAAGTATAACAATTTAACTAATCATTAAACAgcttacacatttttttccaattATCTCTCTGATGTTGCAAACCAAACCACATGGTTTATGAGGAGTTGTAAAATAAAGTTGACCTTATCTCTGTTGATGACTCCTTTAAACACCAAAAGCCACACTGACCTGATGTCTATGCTGATTTTCCAACAAGATCACAGCAGGATTGTTAAGATCACTGCACCCTgactttgctgtgttttttgtctTACGGACATTTTTTTACCTGAGTTACAGCAGACAGCTGGAGCAGCACAGCGTCCCCTCTCAGATCCACATGCTCTCCCTCCATTCTCACATGGAATGGGAATGTAGTCCTCCTCAGTGCAGCTCAGTGCTTCAGGAGAGCCCACAGAGCAGCCTAAATCAGCTGCACAGCAAATATTAGGACCAAAGCAGCGGCCACTGTCCCTGGGACCACAAGCCATGCACTACAAAatgggaaaaataaagaaatgtatggTAGTAACCATTAAGTAAAACATTCATCTCTATCCCACCATTCatcattatatattttcatgGTATCTCTGGTGACACATTTAGGATATATACCTTATGTGATCGTGCATCTATTAGAGATCTTTTGCCACCTATTGGGCAGTTAGAGATGTAACAGGCTGAGCATATGGAAAGAAAGCATAACAAAGACACATACAGTGCCCCAGGCATAGCtgcagaaatgagaaaaaaggaataattaaattgtaaacGTTTAAACAGAAATTACAATAGAAGAAAAGACACACAGATTAGAGTGTGACACATAAACTACCTCATCTCTAAATTATTAGCAACATACAGAGTAAAACAGTCACTTACCTCTTGATGAGTCTCTGATGCCGACAGCTGAAAAAGAATGCAAAAGTGATGTTGGAGGTTGGGGACAAAGAAAGCCTTTTTATACTCACTTCGAGGCAAGTGCCACATGGCCACCTCTACATCTAATGTCTAATGATTTAATCTTAATCACAGCAGTTAATAATCTAATTTAGTGACTGATTTGAAGCATTAGTTCCCATGGCCTAATGTCAAGCAGAAGGTCACTACAGACTCGTTTCTCATGTGCGTGATCATGCATTTACCACAGGAGGTTATAATGATGAGAAAGGCACacttaatcaataaaaaattgatttcactctttcactcaaaTTGTGTTGTATGAATCGTCTACTTTTTTTGTAAGTCCTGAAGATTTATGAACAAGCAGATGATAACTGAGAATAGCAGTAACTGGGCAAAATCTGTTTAGTTCATTATTGATCTGCCATCACATCTAAATATACTGCTtaatggtgattttttttaattgtaatattcCTGAAAAAGGCTGAGCACATTTGCATGTATGTGCAATAAATGCACATGAACCTAAACCACAGGTGTCACTATGGACAGTGGGCCCCATCATACGTTCTCAGAATGAAGACAGGCCAATTAAAGCATGTTTGTGGGCAGTATTTGACCATGAGGCTGAACTTTGGACACCCCTTGTAAATCTCATAaaatttgttgtttaaaaatataaaaccgTCAGCAGATATATAACATTTTAGAGATATGCAACAATCATGAAGTTCAGTTGTACAGTTAGCaaactatgatttaaaaaacatctgTTGAACACCAGAATTAATTTCACTCAGAAGGGTAGAAGAGCTTGTATTTTGTTAACACTGGATTTAGTTCATATTTAATCTTGCATACATCTCTCAGTCCTAAATGACTTCCTTTGTTAGGTTTTTTACATGTTGTTACTCATGAATAAAACTGTGATGATACTACACTCAAGGCAGAGGgtaaaacatttccttttctcTATCTTTTCTGGAACTCTGTGGCTTGCTCCATTCCCATCAAAACAGACAACTGATAGAGGAGTTATCCCCTATGCATTATAAGGATCTTCCATGTAGTTTTCTTTGCTTGTCTAAAGCATCCACAAAGTGTACAACATTCCTATGATGATCAGCTCTAAATCtattcatttgtaaatattgagCACAGTTTTCTAATCCACATAAGTGTAAAAGATTGAAGAGGAATGGAGATGTCTATCTAATGTTTCCTTATTTTTCGACAGGAAGGCACAGGCTTGTTGACTTCCTCtcccctcccttccttccttctctccgaAGGTACTCATCTGAAAAATGGGAACAAAGTGATTGTTCCTGTTCTCTTTCTTAAGTCACTTCAAATGCTGTTTGCTGTGTTGGAGGCTCATTGTCCAGAGCACGGGGCAAGCGACAGGTAAGcactaacactctcacacacaggcagaggTTATGGTAGTATTTAATCAAGGAGTACTGAGCAAGGAGGAGCTTGAGTTTATTACCTGAATCCATCAGGGACAGAGATGGATTACTCATGTTCAGTACAGTAAGTCTATTTAGTTTTTACaggtgtttatgttt
The genomic region above belongs to Tachysurus vachellii isolate PV-2020 chromosome 11, HZAU_Pvac_v1, whole genome shotgun sequence and contains:
- the LOC132853552 gene encoding isotocin-neurophysin IT 1-like: MPGALYVSLLCFLSICSACYISNCPIGGKRSLIDARSHKCMACGPRDSGRCFGPNICCAADLGCSVGSPEALSCTEEDYIPIPCENGGRACGSERGRCAAPAVCCNSEGCSIDLSCLTDDETDLESSNGPGGDLFMKLLHLTRQHLANKIHQ